The DNA segment AGCGCGATATTCTCGCCCGCCGCCAGGGTTGGGGCCGCGGCAAGGGCCAACGCGACAAAGGCCGTCGCCGCAGTGGCATTCCCTGCTAGAAGCATCGCCGGCGAGGTCATCTGAACCCTGAATACCATTCCTCCGGACTGCCGCGTGGGTTCCGGCACCTTTTCGCCGCGGCACTGACTGCGTCGGCGCTGATGCCGTTCGTGCCCGACGAGATCTCGGTCGCGACAGTCTCGTTCGTGGGGTTGTCGGCGCTTTGGGCGGCCGTCGCGATTGCGGTTCGGCTGCGAAGACCCAGGGGTTCGCGGCCACATACGTGGATTCCCCTGAGCGTGCTGTATGGCTCGGTCCTCTTGTCGGGCCCCATCGCCCTCGCGAACGGAGTTCCGTTCGCGGAGTGGTTTCGTGGCGCCGTGCCCTTCGTATTCCTGGCGACCTACTTTCTCTTTCCAGTGCTGACTCCCGACGACGGTGTGTTCGTGCTGCGCAGCATCGTCCTCGCCGTCATCTGTTGGCTGCTGAAGGCGCTCGCTACGGCACTTCCCGATTTCATCTCCGGGACGCAGGCGCGACTCACGTATGTGAGTCAGGATTTTCAGCTGCCCCTCGCACTGATCGGAATCACCGTGACACTCTTCTGGGGCATGAGGCGGCGGCCGGTCGAGAGCGTCGTCTTGATTGCGGTGTTGTTAGCCGTCATCATCGCCACCGGTTACCGCAGTCAGGCGATCCTGGTCGCATTGCTGTGGGTCGTCTACGTTGCGCGCCAGCCGCGACGCCGGAGGTTCGGGCTCACGATCGCGTCGCTGGCGATTGCTGGCGCGCTGCTTGGGTGGCTCGTGAGCTCGCCGTTCGGGGAGACCTACCTGGCCCGGTTCGAGGATCTCCAGGACGAGTTGCGCTCTCAGCGAGCAGTGGAAACGCTATATGGCTACTCGAAGTTCTCTGAAGCACCCATTCTCGGAAA comes from the Deltaproteobacteria bacterium genome and includes:
- a CDS encoding O-antigen ligase family protein is translated as MPFVPDEISVATVSFVGLSALWAAVAIAVRLRRPRGSRPHTWIPLSVLYGSVLLSGPIALANGVPFAEWFRGAVPFVFLATYFLFPVLTPDDGVFVLRSIVLAVICWLLKALATALPDFISGTQARLTYVSQDFQLPLALIGITVTLFWGMRRRPVESVVLIAVLLAVIIATGYRSQAILVALLWVVYVARQPRRRRFGLTIASLAIAGALLGWLVSSPFGETYLARFEDLQDELRSQRAVETLYGYSKFSEAPILGKGLGFPVPLAVNQFGATEPVSVATSDHVGYLHNVWIYLCMDLGLLGLVAYFAFFAASIRTGLKSGASAGDATVAVSVTVATLLLYFTVEAAFREIQMNFLLGSLCAVLAKTERSTAQRVPAAGA